A genomic region of Raphanus sativus cultivar WK10039 chromosome 6, ASM80110v3, whole genome shotgun sequence contains the following coding sequences:
- the LOC108808974 gene encoding fucosyltransferase 6, with amino-acid sequence MYQLFQISSDVLKTLGLKMKFMITFIFTSVLIGSVFILSSSNNFDFNDQLLYATINGSKNSKAPQDKLLGGLLTADFDERSCVSRYYKSSLYRKPSPYKPSEYLISKLRSYEKLHKRCGPGTTAYKEATKNLVHDDKNYANKTVGECKYIVWVAVYGLGNRILTLASVFLYALLTDRVVLVDQSKDINDLFCEPFPVTSWLLPRDFPLIRKIDGYNKGYSRCYGTMLNKHAISANSTPPHLYLHILHDSRDEDKMFFCPKDQTLINKVPWLIVKANVYFVPSLWFNPSFQTELVKMFPQKEGVFHLLAKYLYHPTNEVWGMITSYYKAHLAGADERLGIQIRVFSGGEGFLQNVMDQVLSCTQREKLLPQAAAAQEVNVTQSQKVKAVLVTSLYPEYSDRLKKMFSKQPSSTGEIIKVYQPSGERYQQTDKKIHDQKALTEMYLLSLTDKVVTSARSTFGYIAHSLGGLKPWLLYQPRDASVPDPPCVRSTSIEPCHLTSPSHGCDADWGTDSGKVLPFVKHCEDRDNDGLKLFDEL; translated from the exons ATGTATCAGCTGTTTCAGATCTCCAGCGATGTTCTCAAGACTCTGGGGCTGAAGATGAAGTTTATGATAACATTCATCTTTACCAGCGTACTCATTGGTTCTGTATTCATactatcatcctcaaacaacTTCGACTTCAACGACCAACTTCTTTACGCTACAATCAACG GTTCAAAAAATTCCAAAGCACCTCAGGATAAGTTGTTAGGAGGGCTATTAACAGCAGATTTCGATGAGCGTTCTTGCGTGAGTAGGTACTATAAATCATCCTTGTACCGCAAGCCTTCTCCATACAAGCCTTCTGAATACCTAATCTCTAAGCTAAGAAGCTATGAGAAGCTCCACAAGCGTTGCGGTCCAGGGACAACAGCATACAAGGAAGCAACAAAGAATCTTGTTCATGATGACAAGAATTACGCAAACAAAACCGTTGGTGAATGCAAATACATTGTGTGGGTCGCGGTTTACGGTCTTGGAAACAGAATACTAACTCTTGCATCCGTCTTCCTCTACGCGCTCTTGACGGATAGAGTTGTTCTCGTTGATCAAAGCAAAGACATTAATGATCTCTTCTGCGAGCCGTTTCCAGTTACATCATGGTTACTCCCTCGTGACTTTCCGCTGATAAGGAAGATCGATGGATACAATAAGGGATACTCTCGTTGTTACGGAACAATGTTGAATAAACATGCCATCAGCGCGAACTCGACCCCGCCACATCTGTATCTTCATATCCTACACGATTCAAGGGACGAAGACAAGATGTTCTTCTGTCCCAAGGATCAAACATTGATCAACAAAGTCCCTTGGTTGATTGTCAAAGCCAATGTCTACTTTGTTCCATCTCTATGGTTtaatccaagtttccaaaccGAACTGGTGAAGATGTTCCCGCAGAAAGAAGGTGTGTTTCATCTCTTGGCTAAGTATCTTTACCACCCGACGAATGAAGTTTGGGGTATGATCACAAGTTACTACAAGGCTCACTTAGCTGGAGCTGACGAGAGACTCGGGATTCAAATACGTGTTTTCAGCGGCGGCGAGGGATTCTTACAAAACGTCATGGACCAGGTCTTGTCCTGTACACAAAGGGAGAAGCTATTACCTCAAGCAGCTGCTGCACAAGAAGTGAACGTGACTCAAAGTCAGAAAGTTAAAGCTGTTCTTGTCACATCTCTGTATCCAGAGTACTCTGACCGCCTCAAGAAAATGTTTTCGAAGCAACCTAGTTCAACAGGAGAGATAATCAAAGTTTATCAGCCAAGTGGAGAAAGGTATCAACAAACAGACAAGAAGATACACGATCAAAAGGCGCTAACAGAGATGTATCTTCTGAGTTTAACTGATAAAGTTGTCACGAGCGCAAGGTCTACTTTTGGATACATTGCTCATAGTCTTGGAGGGTTAAAGCCATGGTTACTATATCAGCCAAGGGATGCCTCAGTTCCTGATCCGCCGTGTGTTCGTTCTACTTCGATTGAGCCTTGTCATCTTACTTCTCCTTCTCATGgatgtgatgctgattggggaACTGACTCGGGGAAGGTTCTTCCGTTTGTAAAACATTGTGAGGATCGTGATAATGATGGACTCAAGCTGTTTGATGAGTTGTAG
- the LOC108808368 gene encoding probable fucosyltransferase 8, which yields MRRHGNISSKIVGMRNLTITLAICLKKHNCSLELSFFHAREKGSNNPKEKLLGGLLASEFDEESCLSRYHHQSSLHKPSPYKPSKHLISKLRSYEKLHKRCGPGTESYKRATEKLGQDVYYNHVSNSGDECRYVLWMLPLSKLGLGNRILSMVSVFLYALLTDRIMLVADQRSDTSDLFCEPFPGTSWLLPLDSPLMDQLDSFNKEYSRSYGTMLKNHAINSTRIPSQLYLYLFHDYGDHDKMFFCEDNQMIIGKAPWLVVKSNQYFVPSLWLIPGFQTKLIRLFPQKDTVFHHLGRYLFHPTNQVWGMVTRSYTAYLSRADERLGIQVRVFEEEGASPPIKHVMDQIVACTQREKLLPEVDTRGSQVTTTEKPSKLKAVLVTSLTSGYSETLKSMYWEHPTSTGEVVVVHQPSQEANQQSDKKLHNRKTLAEMYLLSLTDKVVISASSTFGYVAQGIGGLKPWILYKPVNHTVPDPPCGRAISMEPCFHVPPVYGCKGKTGTNTGNIVPFVKHCEDRILGIKLVQVSR from the exons ATGAGAAGACATGGAAACATCTCGTCTAAGATCGTAGGTATGAGGAATCTCACGATAACACTAGCCATTTGTCTA AAGAAACACAACTGCTCACTTGAGTTATCTTTCTTTCATGCTCGTGAAAAAGGTTCAAATAATCCTAAGGAGAAACTGCTAGGAGGGCTTCTTGCATCAGAGTTTGATGAGGAATCTTGCTTGAGTAGGTATCATCATCAGTCGTCTTTGCACAAACCTTCACCATACAAACCATCTAAGCATCTTATCTCTAAGCTTAGAAGCTATGAGAAGCTTCACAAGCGTTGCGGTCCAGGAACAGAATCATACAAGAGAGCCACAGAGAAGCTTGGTCAGGACGTTTATTATAATCATGTAAGCAACTCTGGTGATGAGTGCCGATATGTGCTGTGGATGTTGCCATTGTCAAAGTTAGGGTTAGGAAACAGGATACTCTCTATGGTTTCTGTGTTCCTCTATGCTCTCTTGACAGACAGAATCATGCTTGTTGCTGACCAAAGGAGTGACACAAGCGACCTCTTCTGCGAGCCTTTTCCTGGTACTTCCTGGTTATTACCTCTTGATTCTCCATTGATGGATCAGCTTGATAGCTTCAACAAGGAATACTCACGTTCTTACGGAACAATGTTGAAGAATCATGCCATTAACTCCACTAGGATCCCATCACAACTTTATCTTTATCTTTTCCATGATTATGGTGATCATGACAAGATGTTCTTCTGTGAAGATAATCAAATGATCATAGGGAAAGCGCCTTGGCTGGTTGTTAAGTCAAATCAATACTTTGTTCCATCTCTTTGGTTGATCCCTGGCTTTCAGACCAAACTCATAAGGCTTTTCCCACAGAAAGATACTGTCTTCCACCATTTAGGTCGGTATCTTTTCCACCCTACAAACCAAGTCTGGGGTATGGTCACAAGGTCTTACACTGCTTACTTATCTAGAGCAGACGAGAGACTTGGGATCCAAGTAAGAGTTTTCGAAGAAGAAGGAGCAAGTCCTCCCATCAAGCATGTGATGGATCAGATTGTAGCATGTACGCAAAGAGAGAAACTGTTACCAGAAGTGGATACTCGAGGCTCTCAAGTCACCACCACAGAGAAACCCTCTAAACTCAAAGCTGTCCTAGTCACATCTCTGACTTCTGGATACTCTGAGACTCTCAAGAGTATGTATTGGGAGCATCCAACTTCAACAGGAGAGGTAGTTGTAGTTCACCAGCCAAGTCAAGAAGCGAATCAGCAGAGTGACAAGAAGCTGCACAACAGAAAGACCCTTGCTGAGATGTATCTTTTGAGTTTGACGGATAAAGTTGTGATCAGCGCTTCGTCTACTTTCGGATACGTAGCTCAAGGTATAGGTGGATTAAAGCCTTGGATACTCTACAAACCTGTAAACCACACAGTTCCTGATCCACCTTGCGGTCGTGCCATTTCAATGGAGCCGTGTTTCCATGTCCCTCCTGTTTATGGCTGCAAAGGTAAGACCGGAACCAACACAGGAAACATAGTCCCTTTTGTAAAACATTGTGAGGATAGGATCTTGGGAATCAAGCTAGTTCAAGTTAGCAGATGA
- the LOC130495814 gene encoding uncharacterized protein LOC130495814 translates to MWTGSDMVRRFGNGISGWINRMMYSALDNGHPTFTDFPLEKQHMWFQQFAAEENEDHLTLIKTAYTNKKTGEIDDGVVRDVVTLIDSQMEEEVSQLQTEDDDSTGSTGLPRVRINQIVEASVPKKKDRLFGLARRSNSVPSASAPPSFVDQEVLLSQMRDKDARISALESMVASQEAGWEAQRKLNEQMMAMMRSMNPNANVELPTMPDPNVQNP, encoded by the exons ATGTGGACGGGGTCAGACATG GTTCGACGATTCGGGAACGGGATCAGCGGATGGATCAACCGTATGATGTACTCGGCCCTCGACAATGGACATCCGACTTTCACCGACTTCCCTCTCGAGAAGCAGCATATGTGGTTTcaacagtttgcg gcGGAAGAAAATGAGGATCATCTCACCCTAATAAAGACGGCgtataccaacaagaagaccggcgagattgatgatggtgttgtgagggatgtggtcaccctcatcgacagtcagatggaagaggaagtgtctcagcttcaaaccgaggatgatgattcgacgggatcgaccggcttgcctcgggttcggatcaaccaaatcgttgaagcg tcggttccaaagaagaaggaccgtttgttcggtttggctcgtcggtccaactcggttccgtctgcttctgcaccaccgtcctttgttgatcaagaagtccttctgagtcagatgagggacaaggatgctcgcatatctgcgttggagtccatggtggcgagtcaagaggcgggctgggaggcacagaggaagctgaacgagcaaatgatggcgatgatgaggagcatgaacccgaacgccaacgtGGAGCTCCCGACCATGCCAGACCCGAACGTCCAAAACCCgtag